The Salinibaculum sp. SYNS191 genome has a window encoding:
- a CDS encoding DUF5827 family protein, translating to MPVSRDEFEDLRPLSFREPDEVLDDEKLYTIYEVARLLQGLDPDVELDVETENVLLDWAIPWMMTHTEEFVFAEPAADDEPGYYGLAK from the coding sequence ATGCCCGTTTCAAGAGACGAATTCGAGGACCTGCGGCCGCTCTCCTTTCGCGAACCCGACGAGGTGCTGGACGACGAGAAGCTCTACACCATCTACGAGGTCGCCCGCCTGCTCCAGGGGCTGGACCCCGACGTGGAACTGGACGTCGAGACGGAGAACGTCCTGCTGGACTGGGCGATACCGTGGATGATGACCCACACCGAGGAGTTCGTCTTCGCGGAGCCGGCCGCGGACGACGAACCCGGCTACTACGGACTCGCGAAATGA